Proteins encoded together in one Marinobacter salsuginis window:
- a CDS encoding pyridoxamine 5'-phosphate oxidase family protein — MTTTDVARIGASPLTSCPRSSVQRAAKRASYDRETAYKLIDRLKTAHLGFVEEGEPRIIPITAWRLGDDLFVHTLNGGRLSRRLESGALLCISFAVTNEWVMTKSAFNHSANYESLVLFGHAVPVTDDADFDAAFRAIINQIEPGRWEQVRSPNDKERKATALFRIPIEEGAFKSRTGGPNDDPEDLGLPVWHGTLPAGL; from the coding sequence ATGACAACGACTGATGTGGCCCGCATTGGTGCGTCCCCGCTGACTTCCTGTCCGCGCAGTAGTGTGCAGAGGGCAGCCAAGAGAGCCAGTTATGATCGGGAAACAGCCTACAAACTGATTGATCGACTAAAAACGGCCCACCTGGGATTTGTTGAAGAAGGTGAGCCCCGGATCATTCCGATCACCGCCTGGCGGCTTGGTGATGATCTCTTCGTGCATACGCTGAATGGCGGACGGTTGTCCCGACGTCTGGAATCTGGCGCATTGCTCTGCATTTCCTTCGCCGTGACAAATGAATGGGTGATGACCAAATCGGCGTTCAATCACAGTGCCAACTATGAATCACTGGTGTTGTTTGGCCATGCGGTTCCGGTAACTGATGATGCTGACTTTGATGCCGCGTTCCGCGCGATTATCAACCAGATTGAGCCAGGACGGTGGGAACAGGTCAGGTCACCAAATGACAAGGAGCGAAAAGCAACGGCGTTATTCCGGATACCGATTGAAGAGGGGGCGTTCAAAAGCCGCACCGGCGGACCGAATGACGATCCGGAAGATCTCGGGTTGCCGGTGTGGCATGGGACTTTGCCAGCCGGATTATGA